In the genome of Vidua macroura isolate BioBank_ID:100142 chromosome 19, ASM2450914v1, whole genome shotgun sequence, one region contains:
- the FADS6 gene encoding fatty acid desaturase 6, which translates to MASAGRATEPGLAREMPLEDGDPLRPRGRQLNGEVSGIPRLRGMGDSSLRSTTAPGGSRTDVMAEGWEPGPALGDGDVNPGGAPQRAWQPEEALMTELSELVQKVVKSSSWWERHGMDISILACSFLLLPAGFLCLRSAQAIPFLAGVLTLGVVHHTLTVKGSHLASHNALTESKSWGKVWAIFFIELCSAFTVEQATYNHVKIHHGYTNVIGLGDSSTWKLPFLNRYVYMFIAPLAVPILTPLVALDLLRNVEWKAALRTLCCMFLGFYCHYWLLLHVSGFQSPWSALLCMLVTRSLLAHPYIHVNIFQHIGLPMFAADRKPKRIHLMSLGVLNLPRNPLLDWSFGHSLISCHVEHHLFPSLSDNMCLKIKPIVSHYLKQKKLPYNEDTYSSRLWLFLQRYEELMVHAPPITELVGIQ; encoded by the exons ATGGCCAGCGCCGGGAGAGCCACCGAGCCGGGGCTGGC cagggagatgcCGCTGGAGGATGGGGACCCGTTGAGGCCGAGGGGACGGCAGCTCAACGGTGAGGTCAGCGGTATCCCCCGGCTCAGGGGGATGGGGGACTCCTCGCTCCGGAGCACGACAGCAcctggtggcagcaggacagacgtgatggcagagggctgggaaCCGGGGCCAGCACTGGGTGACGGGGACGTGAACCCCGGGGGAGCCCCACAGCGAGCATGGCAGCCCGAGGAAGCCCTGATGACCGAGCTTTCGGAGCTGGTGCAGAAGGTGgtgaagagcagcagctggtgggaaAGGCACGGCATGGACATCAGCATCCTTGcctgcagcttcctcctgctcccagcag GGTTCCTGTGCCTGCGGTCGGCCCAGGCCATCCCTTTCCTGGCGGGTGTCCTCACCCTTGGCGTGGTGCATCACACCCTGACTGTCAAGGGCAGCCACCTGGCCAGCCACAATGCCTTGACTGAGTCCAAGTCCTGGGGCAAAGTGTGGGCTATCTTCTTCATTGAG ctgtgctcagctttCACAGTCGAGCAGGCCACCTACAACCATGTGAAGATCCACCACGGCTACACCAATGTCATTGGCCTGGGGGACTCCAGCACGTGGAAACTTCCTTTCCTGAACCGCTATGTTTACATGTTCATCGCTCCTCTCGCAGTGCCCATCCTAACCCCTCTGGTTGCACTTG ATTTATTGAGGAACGTGGAGTGGAAGGCGGCTCTCCGGACCCTCTGCTGTATGTTTCTGGGGTTTTACTGCCATTACTGGCTCCTGCTCCACGTCTCAGGCTTCCAGTCACCGTGGTCCGCCCTGCTCTGCATGCTGGTCACCCGCTCCCTCCTGGCCCATCCCTACATCCATGTCAACATATTCCAG CACATTGGCCTCCCCATGTTCGCGGCCGACCGCAAACCCAAGCGGATCCACCTCATGAGCCTGGGTGTCCTCAACCTGCCCCGCAACCCCCTCCTTGACTGGTCCTTCGGCCACTCACTCATCAGCTGCCATGTGGAGCATCATCTCTTCCCCAGCCTCTCTGACAACATGTGCCTGAAG ATCAAACCCATCGTCTCCCATTACCTGAAGCAGAAGAAGCTGCCCTACAACGAGGACACCtacagctccaggctctggctCTTCCTCCAGAGATACGAGGAGCTGATGGTCCATGCTCCCCCCATAACAGAGCTGGTGGGCATCCAGTGA